Proteins found in one Plasmodium sp. gorilla clade G2 genome assembly, chromosome: 14 genomic segment:
- a CDS encoding DNA-directed RNA polymerase I/III subunit, putative: MEEKKYYENLKNLTHATFCFENEDHTLGNCLRCILLQKEGVEFAGYTVPHPTQPEINVRIQTTGKPAVDVLKESLDDLGNMCDIMLNKFNDALKQS, from the exons atggaagaaaaaaagtactatgaaaatttgaaaaatttGACTCACGCAACCTTTTGCTTTGAGAATGAAGATCATACAttag gAAATTGTTTGCGGTGtattttattacaaaaaGAAGGCGTGGAATTTGCAGGATATACAGTGCCTCATCCAACACAACCTGAAATTAATGTTAGAATTCAGACAAcag gaaaACCAGCTGTAGACGTTTTAAAAGAATCGCTAGATGATTTAGGAAATATGTGTGATATAATGTTGAACAAATTTAATGATGCTTTAAAACAGTCATGA
- a CDS encoding RNA-binding protein Nova-1, putative, producing MVELNKSDQQNMLNEHQLCFVKLLINNLVAGSVIGKHGSIISSIESKTGCSLRLSPNNSYFPNTQERVLIICGKIDQIKDALLIILDKIKEIANQHSPEKQDMINEPEKYTCRIVVPKSSVSAIIGKGGQQIKQLQDSTGSKIQISNREDGLNERIITITGSFESIRDSTLQIANSIQKDPNLKDLLNVIYNNDSNNYNSRNNNHNFINHLPLNGYVYPQRHNLYQNEQYVDMNTINSLMRHSTDLFNLPCEIAIQIPDEFIGVVIGKNGSRLSNIMNSTGAQIKISRKGELVPGTTNRNVRIIGTVAAVHAAHVLLLQRLESAYLQLRNIQIKCDT from the coding sequence ATGGTTGAACTTAATAAATCTGACCAACAAAATATGTTAAATGAGCATCAGTTGTGTTTTGTAAAATTgcttataaataatttggtTGCTGGATCAGTGATAGGAAAACATGGTTCCATAATTTCCAGTATAGAAAGTAAAACAGGATGCAGTTTAAGATTATCACCGAATAATTCTTATTTTCCAAATACACAAGAGAGggttttaataatatgtggTAAGATAGATCAAATTAAGGATgctcttttaataatattagatAAGATTAAGGAAATTGCTAATCAACACTCTCCTGAAAAACAAGATATGATTAATGAACCTGAAAAATATACATGTAGAATTGTAGTACCCAAATCTTCAGTAAGTGCTATTATTGGAAAAGGTGGACAACAGATAAAACAATTACAAGACTCCACAGGATCAAAAATACAAATTTCAAATAGAGAAGATGGATTAAATGAAAGAATTATAACAATAACAGGTTCTTTTGAATCCATAAGAGACAGTACATTACAGATTGCAAATTCTATACAAAAGGATCCAAATTTAAAAGACTtattaaatgttatatataataatgattcaaataattataattcaaGAAACAATaatcataattttattaaccATTTACCATTAAATGGTTATGTTTACCCACAAAGACATAATCTATATCAAAATGAACAATATGTTGATATGAATACAATCAACTCCTTAATGAGACATAGTACAGATTTATTTAATCTACCCTGTGAAATCGCTATACAAATACCAGATGAATTCATTGGGGTAGTTATAGGGAAAAATGGATCGAGACTTTcaaatattatgaacagtACAGGTGCACAAATTAAAATAAGTCGAAAAGGTGAACTAGTACCAGGTACTACTAATCGAAATGTTCGAATAATAGGAACTGTTGCAGCTGTACATGCAGCacatgttttattattacaaagaTTGGAATCGGCATATTTGCAATTAAGAAATATTCAAATTAAATGtgatacataa